In Zingiber officinale cultivar Zhangliang chromosome 3B, Zo_v1.1, whole genome shotgun sequence, a single window of DNA contains:
- the LOC122055461 gene encoding probable phosphoribosylformylglycinamidine synthase, chloroplastic/mitochondrial — protein sequence MVVLGDTATTGFSRLHAFRASTGRERSGLFRSKHCQPSRCHLIRGGLNRWHGHGLSVGGVLTPKFPLLLSRRDAVLKGQQGSLVEESDALARYPEIIHFFRRPLLHDSAIAELLRQVQVKVSGDIVDIKTEICFNIGLDGVLSVEKLGTLKWLLQETFEPENFQSESFLEKEVGIDAGTVIVEVGPRMSFTTAWSTNAGSICRACSLTEVTRMEQSRRYLLRVKKGSKPLDEHQIRDFASLIHDRMTECVYPVRLTTFHSSAAPDPVIVIPVIERGRQALEEINLKMGLAFDEQDIQYYTRLFRDDIKRNPTSVELFDIAQSNSEHSRHWFFNGKLIIDGETMDKTLMQIVKDTLKANPNNSVIGFKDNSSAIKGFKVSQLRPTSPGVASSLHNMIHELDVLFTAETHNFPCAVAPYPGAETGAGGRIRDTHATGRGSFVVASTAGYCVGNLHIEGAYAPWEDRSFSYPSNLASPLQILISASDGASDYGNKFGEPLIQGYTRTFGMRLPNGERREWLKPIMFSGGIGQIDHVHVSKGEPEVGMLVVKIGGPAYRIGMGGGAASSMVSGQNDAELDFNAVQRGDAEMAQKLYRVVRACIEMGDKNPIISIHDQGAGGNCNVVKEIIYPEGAEIDIRSIVVGDHTMSVLEIWGAEYQEQDALLVKPESQSLLQSACDRERVSMAVIGTINGSGQIVLVDSLAIDHCKTNGLPLPPPVENLELEKVLGDMPQKIFEFKRVPTMMEPLDIAPATTLLDCLKRVLKLPSVCSKRFLTTKVDRCVTGLVAQQQTVGPLQLPLADVAVIAQSYTNLTGGACAIGEQPLKGLLNPKAMARLALGESLTNLVWAKITSLEDVKASGNWMYAAKLDGEGAAMYDAAKSLSESMIQLGIAIDGGKDSLSMAANAAGEVVKAPGNLVISTYVTCPDIRKTVTPDLKLGDDGILLHIDLAKGHRRLGGSALAQAFDQVGDECPDLDDVLYLKKVFEAVQELLSEQLISAGHDISDGGIIVCILEMAFAGNCGVQLNLSSKGHGLFQVLFAEELGLVLEVNSLHADKVMQKLKAVGVSGEIIGNVTAMPTIELSVDGIKLLKEETSFLRDLWEETSFQLEGLQRLASCVELEKEGLKHRHAPSWTLSFTPKFTDEKLILATSKPRVAIIREEGSNGDREMSAAFHAAGFEPWDVTMSDLLLGQVSLNKFRGVAFVGGFSYADVLDSAKGWSASIRFNQPLLQQFQDFYHRPDTFSLGVCNGCQLMALLGWVPGAGVGGSLGDGGDMSQPRFIHNESGRFECRFTSVRIGKSPAMMFEGMEGSTLGVWAAHGEGRAYFPDDGVLDRILNSDLAPLRYCDDEGSVSEVYPFNPNGSPLGIAALCSPDGRHLAMMPHPERCFMMWQFPWFPKEWDADKRGPSPWLRMFQNAREWCS from the exons ATGGTTGTTCTGGGGGATACGGCTACAACTGGCTTCTCGCGCCTCCATGCTTTCCGCGCTAGTACG GGAAGGGAAAGGTCTGGCCTTTTTAGGTCTAAGCACTGCCAACCTAGTAGGTGCCACCTTATTCGAGGTGGCTTGAATCGTTGGCATGGGCATGGATTGTCAGTTGGTGGAGTTTTGACGCCAAAGTTCCCGCTGCTGTTGAGTCGAAGAGATGCTGTTTTGAAAGGCCAACAGGGTTCATTAGTAGAGGAATCTGATGCACTAGCAAGGTACCCGGAAATCATACATTTCTTCCGTCGTCCGCTGCTTCATGACAGTGCTATTGCAGAGCTGCTGAGGCAGGTCCAAGTAAAGGTTTCAGGTGATATTGTTGACATAAAGACTGAAATTTGTTTCAACATAGGCCTTGATGGTGTACTGTCAGTGGAGAAACTTGGAACGCTTAAGTGGCTTCTGCAGGAGACATTTGAGCCTGAGAATTTTCAGTCAGAGAGCTTTCTCGAGAAAGAAGTTGGCATAGATGCTGGTACCGTAATTGTTGAAGTTGGACCTCGCATGTCCTTTACTACAGCATGGTCAACTAACGCTGGATCAATTTGTCGAGCATGCTCCTTGACAGAAGTGACACGTATGGAGCAGTCAAGAAGATACCTTTTGCGTGTTAAGAAAGGAAGTAAGCCACTGGACGAGCATCAAATTAGAGACTTTGCATCACTTATTCATGATAGGATGACAGAATGTGTTTATCCCGTAAGGCTTACTACATTTCACAGCAGTGCTGCTCCTGATCCAGTGATAGTGATTCCTGTCATTGAGAGGGGAAGACAAGCATTGGAAGAGATTAATCTAAAGATGGGTCTTGCATTTGATGAACAAGATATTCAGTACTACACCAGGCTCTTTAGAGATGACATTAAGAGGAATCCTACATCAGTTGAGCTCTTTGATATTGCACAGTCAAACAGCGAGCATAGCAGGCACTGGTTCTTCAATGGGAAACTCATTATAGATGGTGAGACAATGGACAAAACTCTAATGCAAATAGTGAAGGACACTTTAAAGGCAAACCCAAATAATTCTGTGATTGGATTCAAGGACAACTCAAGTGCCATCAAGGGGTTCAAAGTATCCCAGCTGCGTCCAACATCACCTGGAGTGGCATCTTCCCTTCACAATATGATCCATGAGCTAGATGTATTATTTACTGCAGAGACACATAATTTTCCTTGTGCTGTAGCTCCCTACCCTGGAGCAGAAACAGGAGCTGGCGGCCGCATAAGGGACACACATGCTACTGGACGGGGATCTTTTGTTGTAGCTTCTACAGCCGGCTATTGTGTTGGTAATCTTCATATCGAGGGGGCCTATGCACCATGGGAAGACCGATCTTTTTCATATCCTTCAAATTTAGCTTCTCCTTTACAAATTCTAATTTCTGCAAGTGACGGGGCATCTGACTATGGCAACAAGTTTGGAGAGCCTTTGATCCAAGGTTACACAAGGACATTTGGTATGAGACTTCCGAATGGCGAGCGACGTGAATGGTTGAAACCTATAATGTTCAGTGGAGGTATTGGACAAATTGACCATGTACATGTATCAAAGGGAGAGCCAGAAGTTGGAATGCTTGTTGTAAAGATCGGAGGTCCAGCTTATCGAATTGGAATGGGAGGTGGTGCTGCTTCAAGCATGGTCAGTGGGCAAAATGATGCAGAACTAGATTTTAATGCAGTGCAACGAGGAGACGCTGAAATGGCTCAGAAGCTATATCGTGTAGTCCGTGCTTGTATTGAAATGGGGGATAAAAATCCTATTATTAGCATCCATGATCAAGGAGCTGGGGGAAATTGTAATGTTGTAAAAGAAATTATTTATCCTGAAGGAGCTGAAATTGATATCCGTTCTATAGTTGTTGGTGATCATACCATGTCAGTTCTAGAGATTTGGGGGGCAGAATACCAGGAACAGGATGCTTTGTTAGTTAAACCAGAGAGTCAGAGTTTATTGCAATCTGCATGTGACAGGGAAAGAGTTTCTATGGCTGTTATTGGTACCATCAATGGCAGTGGGCAAATTGTGTTAGTTGATAGCTTGGCGATTGACCATTGCAAAACAAATGGGCTTCCTCTACCACCACCTGTTGAGAATCTTGAACTTGAGAAGGTGCTTGGAGATATGCCACAAAAAATCTTTGAGTTCAAGCGAGTACCTACAATGATGGAGCCGTTGGATATTGCACCCGCTACTACATTATTAGACTGTTTGAAGAGGGTCTTGAAACTACCTTCAGTTTGTTCTAAACGTTTCTTAACGACGAAAGTTGACAGGTGTGTTACAGGACTTGTGGCACAACAACAAACTGTAGGTCCCCTTCAGCTACCACTGGCTGATGTTGCTGTTATTGCCCAGTCTTATACAAATTTGACTGGTGGTGCTTGTGCAATAGGAGAGCAACCACTGAAAGGTTTATTGAATCCAAAAGCTATGGCAAGATTGGCTCTTGGTGAATCATTGACCAATTTAGTTTGGGCAAAAATTACATCTCTTGAAGACGTAAAGGCCAGTGGTAATTGGATGTATGCTGCAAAATTAGATGGAGAAGGAGCAGCCATGTATGATGCTGCCAAGTCTCTCTCAGAATCCATGATACAGTTGGGTATAGCCATCGATGGGGGAAAAGATAGTCTTTCTATGGCAGCAAATGCAGCTGGTGAGGTTGTCAAGGCTCCTGGTAACCTAGTTATTAGCACATATGTAACCTGTCCTGATATAAGGAAGACGGTAACTCCTGACCTAAAGCTCGGAGATGATGGTATTCTTTTACACATTGATCTAGCGAAAGGACATCGGCGATTAGGTGGTTCTGCACTTGCACAAGCATTTGACCAAGTTGGTGATGAGTGCCCTGATCTTGATGATGTACTATACCTGAAAAAGGTGTTTGAGGCTGTTCAGGAACTCCTGAGTGAGCAATTAATTTCTGCTGGCCATGACATTAGTGATGGTGGGATTATTGTTTGTATTCTCGAGATGGCATTTGCTGGTAATTGTGGTGTGCAATTGAACTTGAGTTCCAAGGGCCATGGCCTTTTTCAAGTATTATTTGCGGAAGAACTCGGTCTTGTTCTTGAGGTCAATTCACTACACGCTGACAAGGTTATGCAAAAACTCAAAGCAGTTGGAGTTTCTGGCGAGATAATTGGGAATGTCACTGCTATGCCAACTATAGAGTTGTCCGTCGATGGAATCAAACTACTGAAAGAAGAAACATCTTTCCTTAGGGACTTGTGGGAGGAGACAAGTTTTCAACTCGAGGGATTGCAAAGGCTAGCTTCTTGTGTTGAATTGGAGAAGGAAGGTCTAAAACATAGACATGCACCTTCATGGACATTGTCGTTCACTCCAAAGTTCACTGATGAAAAGCTGATCCTTGCTACTTCAAAACCCAGAGTAGCTATCATTCGAGAGGAAGGTAGCAATGGCGATAGAGAAATGTCGGCAGCATTCCATGCTGCTGGATTTGAACCATGGGATGTAACAATGTCAGACCTTCTGCTTGGACAAGTCTCTCTGAACAAGTTTCGCGGCGTTGCATTTGTTGGTGGCTTTAGTTATGCAGATGTGCTTGATTCAGCAAAAGGTTGGTCTGCCTCAATTAGATTTAACCAGCCTCTACTGCAACAATTTCAAGATTTCTACCACCGTCCAGACACCTTTAGCCTAGGTGTTTGCAATGGGTGTCAGCTCATGGCTCTTCTTGGATGGGTTCCTGGCGCTGGTGTGGGAGGATCCCTTGGTGATGGTGGAGATATGTCACAGCCAAGGTTCATTCACAATGAATCTGGCCGCTTCGAGTGTCGCTTCACAAGTGTCCGGATTGGAAAGTCCCCTGCTATGATGTTTGAAGGTATGGAGGGTAGCACATTGGGTGTTTGGGCAGCTCATGGCGAGGGAAGAGCATACTTCCCTGATGACGGTGTTCTAGATCGCATTCTGAATTCTGACCTGGCCCCTCTACGTTATTGTGACGATGAAGGCAGTGTATCGGAGGTTTATCCTTTCAACCCAAATGGATCTCCACTCGGAATTGCTGCACTTTGTTCTCCCGACGGAAGGCACCTTGCCATGATGCCGCATCCTGAAAGGTGTTTTATGATGTGGCAGTTCCCATGGTTTCCGAAGGAATGGGATGCCGACAAGAGAGGGCCTAGTCCCTGGCTACGCATGTTTCAGAATGCGCGCGAATGGTGCTCTTGA
- the LOC122055462 gene encoding putative wall-associated receptor kinase-like 16: protein MTETKQSMPFYYSFLLPLIVIATAATTAAASNITTLPGCPAKCGDIAVPYPFGIGAGCALESFELTCNGTRLFISNYEVDSISLDPPEVTIQLNASWKCYNATGYVVGQESPSFETGLTKPYRLSTRNTFAAVGCNTFAAFDDYEGYFASGCVSLCHQESVVVDGACYGVGCCRSPVPKDVRYYHPCSDDRFNKSQVVDFSPCSYWFLIDNDKFQFRAAEARMSDRGGFTTPVALDWAVRTPATSCEAARRNMSTYACRSDNNECYETTNGEGYLCNCSTGYRGNPYLAGGCQDINECDLKEEFPCYGQCTNNNGSYVCSCPSGQEGDPTREHGCRSKDSFTLALKIVTGAGVGVLFLLLLSLMAYLGSKRRRLIETKRRFFEQNGGLLLQKSITAKQSIGFRIFAEKELEKATNGFDDDRVLGTGGHGTVYKGVLDDRTEVAIKKSKVMDEGQRKEFAQELLILSQLNHKNVVKILGCCLEVEVPMLVYEYVPNGTLYGFIHRKEAISIDTRLKLAAEAAEALAYLHSSASPPIIHGDVKSANVLLDWDFSAKVSDFGASRLAPTDEVQLATLVQGTCGYLDPEYMVTSQLTEKSDVYSFGVVLLELLTRRKALCFERPEEDRCLAASFAKAMEKGRLTEVVDEQVLVTEGREAEYVIRDVAELARCCLRMTREERPAMREVAEALQRLRRWREHPWMRLDLEEEASLLGRD, encoded by the exons ATGACGGAAACGAAGCAGAGCATGCCTTTCTATTATTCTTTCCTTCTTCCCCTAATTGtgatagcaacagcagcaacgaCGGCGGCAGCGAGCAATATCACGACGTTGCCTGGTTGCCCGGCGAAGTGCGGCGACATCGCAGTCCCTTACCCATTTGGGATCGGCGCCGGTTGTGCCCTCGAAAGCTTCGAACTCACCTGTAATGGCACCAGACTCTTCATCTCAAACTACGAGGTCGACTCCATCTCCCTCGACCCGCCGGAGGTCACCATCCAGCTCAACGCGAGCTGGAAGTGCTACAACGCCACCGGATACGTCGTCGGCCAAGAGTCTCCCTCCTTCGAGACCGGCCTAACCAAGCCCTATCGGCTCTCCACCCGCAACACCTTCGCCGCTGTCGGATGCAACACCTTCGCCGCCTTCGACGACTACGAGGGCTACTTTGCTAGCGGCTGCGTGTCGCTCTGCCACCAGGAGAGCGTTGTCGTCGACGGGGCCTGCTACGGCGTTGGTTGTTGCCGGTCGCCGGTTCCTAAGGATGTGCGGTACTACCATCCGTGCTCCGATGACAGGTTCAACAAGTCACAGGTGGTGGATTTCAGCCCCTGCAGCTACTGGTTCCTCATCGACAACGACAAGTTCCAGTTCCGGGCGGCAGAGGCGAGGATGAGTGACAGGGGAGGGTTCACGACGCCGGTGGCGCTGGACTGGGCCGTGAGAACTCCTGCCACGAGCTGTGAGGCGGCGAGGAGGAACATGTCGACTTATGCCTGCCGGAGTGACAACAACGAGTGCTACGAGACGACGAATGGAGAAGGGTACCTCTGCAACTGCTCCACGGGGTACCGGGGCAATCCATACCTCGCCGGCGGATGTCAAGATATCAACGAGTGCGACCTTAAAGAGGAGTTCCCCTGCTACGGCCAGTGCACGAACAATAATGGAAGCTATGTTTGCTCGTGTCCATCGGGACAAGAAGGCGATCCTACTCGAGAACATGGCTGCCGATCGAAGGATAGCTTCACGCTCGCTCTCAAAATCGTCACTG GTGCCGGCGTCGGCGTCCTCTTCCTCCTGCTGCTGTCTCTGATGGCGTACTTGGGATCCAAAAGGCGAAGGCTCATCGAGACGAAACGCAGATTCTTCGAGCAAAACGGCGGCCTCCTCCTGCAAAAGAGCATCACTGCTAAACAGAGCATCGGGTTTAGGATCTttgcagagaaggaactggagaAGGCGACGAACGGTTTCGACGACGACCGCGTCCTCGGCACCGGCGGCCACGGGACGGTGTACAAGGGCGTGCTCGACGACCGGACCGAGGTGGCGATCAAGAAGTCCAAGGTGATGGACGAGGGGCAGCGGAAGGAGTTCGCGCAGGAGCTGCTCATCCTCTCGCAGCTCAACCACAAGAACGTGGTCAAGATTTTAGGGTGTTGCTTGGAGGTCGAGGTGCCGATGTTGGTCTACGAGTACGTACCCAACGGCACCCTGTACGGCTTCATCCACCGGAAAGAGGCGATCTCCATTGACACGAGGCTGAAGCTGGCAGCGGAGGCTGCTGAGGCACTCGCGTACCTGCACTCATCTGCGTCGCCGCCGATCATCCACGGCGACGTGAAGTCGGCCAATGTGCTGCTGGACTGGGATTTCTCGGCGAAGGTGTCGGATTTTGGAGCGTCGAGGCTGGCGCCGACCGACGAGGTGCAACTGGCGACGCTGGTGCAGGGGACGTGCGGGTACTTGGACCCGGAGTACATGGTGACGAGCCAGTTGACGGAGAAGAGCGACGTGTACAGCTTCGGGGTGGTGCTGCTGGAGCTGCTCACGAGGAGGAAGGCGTTGTGCTTCGAGAGGCCGGAGGAGGATCGGTGCTTGGCGGCGAGCTTTGCGAAGGCAATGGAGAAGGGGCGGCTGACGGAGGTGGTGGATGAGCAAGTCCTGGTGACGGAGGGA
- the LOC121967946 gene encoding secreted RxLR effector protein 161-like has protein sequence MVFVSQKGYAMKLVERFGQEKSKTRMTPLDFDTKLKREEGSLLLGSRPYRALVGSLLYLTITRPGISFSVGFISRFLSSPRKDHLEAAKKILKYINATQDMGLLFKKNAEFSFIGYTDVYFGGDLDDRRSTSGYVFFCGGTVVSWCNKKQASVSLSTTEAEYKAAALATQEGVWLHIFIEDLHLPIAKTIAIFEDNQSAIKLATNPVCHARTKHIELEHQFIREKVLDGTISTLEVRSQENIADIFTMRCM, from the coding sequence ATGGTATTTGTGTCTCAAAAAGGTTATGCGATGAAATTGGTTGAGAGGTTTGGTCAGGAGAAAAGTAAAACTAGAATGACCCCGCTTGAttttgacacaaaactcaaacgTGAAGAAGGTTCTCTTCTCCTAGGTTCTCGGCCATACCGTGCACTTGTTGGTAGTCTCTTGTATCTAACCATTACAAGGCCAGGTATCTCTTTTTCTGTTGGATTTATCAGCAGATTTCTTTCTTCTCCAAGGAAGGATCATTTAGAAGCTGCAAAGAAGATTTTGAAGTATATAAATGCAACTCAAGATATGGGACTTCTCTTTAAGAAGAATGCTGAGTTTTCATTTATTGGGTATACGGATGTGTATTTTGGTGGTGACTTGGATGATCGAAGATCTACTTCGGGCTATGTTTTCTTTTGTGGTGGTACTGTAGTTTCTTGGTGCAATAAAAAACAAGCTTCTGTTTCTCTCTCAACTACTGAGGCTGAATACAAAGCAGCTGCTCTTGCTACACAAGAAGGTGTTTGGCTTCACATATTCATTGAAGACTTGCATCTACCCATTGCCAAGACAATTGCAATCTTCGAGGACAACCAAAGTGCTATAAAGCTGGCAACAAATCCCGTATGTCATGCGAGAACAAAACATATCGAGTTGGAGCATCAATTTATTCGGGAAAAGGTTCTTGACGGAACAATCTCAACATTAGAAGTACGAAGTCAGGAGAATATTGCTGATATCTTCACAATGAGGTGCATGTGA